The Flavobacteriales bacterium genome segment ACTTCCTTTGTCTCGCATACGTAACGATCCAAATGGAAGTGCGATATCATCAACAATTACCAAAAGTTTACTTGGGTGTATTTTTTCCTTTTGCAACCAATAGTTGACAGCCTTACCACTAAGGTTCATGTAAGTAGAGGGTTTAAGTAGAACTAATTTTCTTCCCTTAAACTTAACTCTAGCAACATCTCCCAGCTTATCCGTCTCAAAATCCTCTAAAGTATCCTTTACGAGAGCATCAAGTACTTTAAATCCAACGTTGTGTCTAGTTTCGAGATATTCATCTCCAATATTCCCTAAACCTACGATTAGAAATTTCACAAAAGATTGTGTTATTTAAGAATAAGCTTATTCAGCAGCAGGTGCGTCTCCGCCTTCTGCAGGTGCATCTCCTCCTTCAGATCCCTCTGCTCCTTCTTCACCTTCTTCTTCCTCTTCTTCCTCTTCTAATTCTTCAATTAGAGCACGAGCAGTTTTAATAGCAACGATAACGCGGTTAGGTGGATCTAAAAACTCAAGACCATTGATAACAATATCCTCAACTTTTATCGATTGACCAATTCTCAACTTCGTAACATCTATATCGATGAATTCAGGGAAATCTTTGTGTAGACCTAATGTTCTTAACTTTTTCAGTTTAAATCTTCTCTTACCACCGTTAAGCACACCTTTAGATATACCGTTCAGTCTTACAGGAAGATCTACTTTCACTTTAATATCATCAAAAAGTTCGATAAAATCTACGTGGATAATTCTATCCGTAACAGGATGAAACTGAATATCCTGCATTACAGCTTTCACTTTCGTTCCTTCAACGTCAATATCCATCCTAAATACTTCTGGAGTATAAACAACTTTTCTAAAATCATTTTCGTGGATAGAGAAGTGTCTAAGATCTTTTCCACCATAAAGAACACAAGGAACTCTATTATCTATTCTTAATTGCTTAGAATCTTTCTTACCAACTTCTTTTCTTGGTGATGCACTTACCTCTACTGATTTCATCTTATTGTTTATTTAATTATACTACAAAGTGTGAACTTATTGATTCTAGTTTTACCACGTTAGTTATAACCTTGGCAAACAAATCGCTCACAGAAAGTACTTTGATCTTACTACATTCTTTTTTTAATGGTAAAGAATCCGTTACCACCAATTCTGTTATTCTCGATGCCTCTATTCTCTCATATGCTTCTCCAGAAAGAACCGCATGTGTACATAACGCTCTTACCGATTTAGCTCCTTTTTCAAATATCACATCCACAGCTTTCATAAGAGTTCCAGCCGTATCAACCATATCATCAACGAGAATGACATCTTTTCCTTCAACATCACCAATTAACATCAAATCTTGAACTTGATTGGCAACTTTTCTTTCTTTATACCCTACTGCTAATCCTGCTCCCAAATACTTAGCATATACATTAGCTCTCTTAGTTCCACCAGTATCTGGTGCCGCTATTACTAAATTATCAGGATCGAGATTAAGACTCTGTATATATGGAATAAACAAAGTAGATGCATATAGATGATCTACAGGTACTTCAAAAAATCCTTGAATCTGATCGGCATGTAGGTCCATTGTGATTAGTCTAGTCATACCTGCCGTTTGCAACAAGTTTGCAACCAACTTAGAGGTAATCCCAACTCTAGATTTATCTTTCCTATCCTGTCTTGCATAGCCCAAAAAAGGAACTACGGCAATAATTTCTTTCGCTGATGCTCTTTTAGCAGCATCAATCATCATTAATAGTTCAAAAATATTTTCATGTGGAGGAGGTGTTGATTGAATAATGAAAACATTCGCACCACGGATTGTTTCTTCGTAAGAAGGCTGAAACTCACCATCACTAAAATTGAAAATAGATACATTTCCTAGCTCACTTCCATAATCAGACGCTATGCTAAACGCAAGGTCTTTGGTAGCTCTTCCTGGAAAAAATTTAACTATTGTATCCATACTTCTTTAATAACTTTCTATTCACCCGAATAAAAACGGGCTGCAAAGCTAATAAAATCCACCTATTTAACCAAGATAATAAGATGTTACAATTTGTCTTTCTTGATTGGAAACAATTATCTACTTTTGTAAGCTCTATTTCAGGTATGAAATTAGACTTGCCCAGATGGCGGAATTGGTAGACGCGCTGGTCTCAAACACCAGTGGGGCAACCCATGCCGGTTCGATCCCGGCTCTGGGTACTAAACAGAAAGAAGTGAAAATTTAGCTTTTCGCTTCTTTCTGTTTTTAATAATTCTTTGGTGATTCTAATCTAAATCTTTTCAGAAATGAGTGCTGTTAAATTCGAGGATAAAGCAAAACAAGAAAGATATGACAAGGCATATCTCCGTTTAGCTCTCGAATGGGGGAAGTTATCTCATTGCACGCGTAAAAAAGTAGGTGCAATTATTGTCAAAAACGGGATGATTATATCCGATGGATACAACGGTACTCCTGGTGGATTCGACAATAGTTGTGAAAGCAGTGACGGAAAAACATTGTGGTACGTATTGCATGCGGAAGCAAATGCAATTATGAAAGTTGCCAAATCGACGAACAATTCTCACGGGAGTACGTTATATTTAACCTTGTCTCCATGTAAGGAGTGTAGTAAACTAATTCTTCAGGCAGGAATTACAAGAGTTGTTTTTATTAATGCATATAAAGACGATGCCGGATTAGCTTTTTTAAAACAGTCTGAAATTGAAGTAGACCAAATAAATATTGATTAAGAGTTCGAATTTGAATATCATCTGAACGTGTTAAAAAGGATTATCTATTTTCCTATTCTGCTATCTATTGCCTTTATACTGGGATGGTTATTAAATGGCATGCTAAATTTTCCTAACGAGAAACCTGTCACCTTTTTCGCCAAACCTCCCGATGGTCTTCGAAAGCTAAATAAGGTCATGTCTTATATAGAAGATGAATATGTTGACACAGTTAACATGAGTCAGCTTTCGGATGTAGCAATAAATTCTGTTCTTGAAAAACTTGATCCGCATTCCATGTATATCAATGCGAATCGGTTTAAATCTATGGACGAGTCCTTAAAAGGAAACTATGAAGGCATTGGAATTGAGTTCAATATTATCAACGATACCATATTGGTTATCTGGCCAATAACAGGTGGCCCTTCTGAGATGCTCGGCTTGATGGCAGGAGATCGAATTATAGAAATCGACACGCAACTTGTTGCAGGAAATGGAGTTACCACAAAAGATGTTATCTCTAAACTTAAAGGCGAAAGTGGTACACTTGTACAAGTAGGTATTAAACGTAAAGGAGTAAGAGATCTTCTCATATTCGACATTAGAAGAAGAAAGATTCCATTAACTAGTGTAGAAATAAGCTACATGCTCAACATCAACACTGGATATATAAAAATCTCCAAATTTGCTGCTACCACTTACGAAGAGGTAATTAAAGCTATGGAAGAATTAAATGAGAATGATCTTCAGAATTTAATCATCGATTTAAGAGGTAATGGTGGAGGTTATCTTGATGCCGCAATTAATATCGCGGATGAGTTCCTACCTGAGAATACTTTAATTGTGAGCACAAAAGGTAGAGCACGTTCAGAAAATCAATTTTTTGCACAAAGAGCAACTTCATTTCAAGGTAAACAACTGGCCATATTAATTGATGAAGGGTCAGCGTCTGCAAGTGAAATTGTAACTGGAGCAGTGCAAGACAATGATAAAGGAATCATAATTGGCAGAAGATCGTTTGGAAAAGGATTAGTAAACGAACAACACAAATTACACGACGGATCGGTTGTACGACTTACAACACAACGCTACTATACCCCTTCTGGTAGATGTATTCAAAAACCATATGGAAAAGGGAACAAAGAATATTATGAAGATTATCACGATAGATATAAAAATGGCGAACTAGTTAATAAAGATAGCATCAACTTCCCAGATTCCTTGATTTATAAAACTGTAGGAGGCCGTACTGTATATGGTGGAGGTGGAATAATGCCTGATATTTATATTCCGCTAGACACATCTAAAATTAATAACAGCTACGTTAATTTTGCGATGCATTCTGGGCTGGTAATTCGATTTGCTTTCGAAGTAATTGACAGAGACAGATCTGCTATTCTAGATGAATATGATTTAAATAAATTTATCACAGAATACCAAGTTTCGGATGAGACGTTTAGAAAGTTCCAAGAATTTATCGCCGAACATGAAGGTCCCATTCCTCAAGAAAAAGACAAAAAATTATACTCTTATCTTAAAACACATATTAAAGCGAACATCGGTCGAAACTTATGGAATAGTGCCGCCTATTATCCTATTGTTCATTCGATTGATAAAATATTAATTAAAGCAATAGAGACAGTAAGAGAAGAAGCTCAATAATTTGATTTTATTACTGGCTAATTTTATACATTTAGGACCCAATTAACATTTAAAACAAATAATTATGGCTTTTGAACTACCTGAATTACCATATGCAACTGATGCCTTAGAGCCTCATATTGACAAAGAAACCATGGAGATTCATCATGGCAAACACCACAATGCGTATACAACCAATCTGAACAACGCTATTGCCGGAACGGATATAGAAGGACAATCGATAGAAGATATCCTTGCGAATATTTCAAAGCATTCACCTGCTGTTAGAAATAACGGTGGAGGTTATTTCAATCATTCATTATTCTGGTCTACCCTTTCTCCAAACGGAGGTGGCGAACCAACTGGTGCCCTTGCAGATGCAATTAATAGTGCATTTGGATCTTTAGATGCATTTAAAGAAAAATTTGCAACAGCTGGCGCAACAAGATTTGGTTCTGGATGGGCTTGGTTATGTGTAAACGCAGATGGCTCATTATGTGTGTGCTCTAGTGCAAATCAAGATAATCCTTTAATGGATATAGCGGAATGTCCTGGTACTCCAATTTTAGGATTAGACGTTTGGGAACATGCTTACTATTTGAACTATCAAAACAGAAGACCAGATTACATTGCAGCTTTTTGGAATGTAGTTAACTGGAAAGAAGTTTCAGAAAGATTTGAAGCGGCTAAATAGTCTATACCGAATTAGCAAATACCTCAAAGATTTATTCTTTGGGGTATTTTTTCGCCTTAACTATTCTACTGTAACGGACTTTGCCAAGTTCCGAGGTTGATCAACATTACAACCTCTTTTTAATGCGATGTGATACGAAAGTAATTGCAACGGAACGACTGAAACCATTGGGACAAAAATCTCATCTACTTCTGGAATTTCAATAACATAATCTGCCATTTTACTAACCATAGTATCTCCTTTGGTAACCAGAGCAATTAGTTTCCCTCCTCTAGCTTTAACCTCCTGAATATTACTAACAGTTTTTTCGTAGTTGCTCATTTTAGTTGCAATAACAACAACGGGCATTTCAGCGTCAATCAATGCAATTGGACCATGCTTCATTTCAGCGGCTGGATATCCTTCGGCATGTATGTAAGATATTTCTTTCAATTTAAGAGCACCTTCTAAAGCGACAGGAAAATTCAACCCTCTTCCTAGATATAAGAAATTGCTAGCATCTTTAAATATCTCGGCTATCTTCTCTATCTGATCGTTTGTTTTTAATACCTCTTTAACCTTTTTGGGTACATTTTTAATTTCTGTAAGCAGCTGATTGAAACGTGCTTTTGGAATATGACCTTTCATTTTGCCTATTTGCATAGCCATCAACGTAAGTATAGTTACTTGAGCAGTAAATGCTTTTGTTGAAGCAACACCTATTTCTGGTCCTGCATGTGTATATGATCCCGCATCAGTAGCTCTAGCTATCGATGAGCCTACCACATT includes the following:
- a CDS encoding aminoacyl-tRNA hydrolase — its product is MKFLIVGLGNIGDEYLETRHNVGFKVLDALVKDTLEDFETDKLGDVARVKFKGRKLVLLKPSTYMNLSGKAVNYWLQKEKIHPSKLLVIVDDIALPFGSLRMRDKGSDGGHNGLKSIDETLGGNRYSRLRFGVGNEFSRGKQVEYVLGEWSAEQQDLLKERLDQACKMLQSFSVIGTEKTMSAFNNK
- a CDS encoding 50S ribosomal protein L25/general stress protein Ctc, whose product is MKSVEVSASPRKEVGKKDSKQLRIDNRVPCVLYGGKDLRHFSIHENDFRKVVYTPEVFRMDIDVEGTKVKAVMQDIQFHPVTDRIIHVDFIELFDDIKVKVDLPVRLNGISKGVLNGGKRRFKLKKLRTLGLHKDFPEFIDIDVTKLRIGQSIKVEDIVINGLEFLDPPNRVIVAIKTARALIEELEEEEEEEEGEEGAEGSEGGDAPAEGGDAPAAE
- a CDS encoding ribose-phosphate pyrophosphokinase, yielding MDTIVKFFPGRATKDLAFSIASDYGSELGNVSIFNFSDGEFQPSYEETIRGANVFIIQSTPPPHENIFELLMMIDAAKRASAKEIIAVVPFLGYARQDRKDKSRVGITSKLVANLLQTAGMTRLITMDLHADQIQGFFEVPVDHLYASTLFIPYIQSLNLDPDNLVIAAPDTGGTKRANVYAKYLGAGLAVGYKERKVANQVQDLMLIGDVEGKDVILVDDMVDTAGTLMKAVDVIFEKGAKSVRALCTHAVLSGEAYERIEASRITELVVTDSLPLKKECSKIKVLSVSDLFAKVITNVVKLESISSHFVV
- a CDS encoding dCMP deaminase family protein, which produces MSAVKFEDKAKQERYDKAYLRLALEWGKLSHCTRKKVGAIIVKNGMIISDGYNGTPGGFDNSCESSDGKTLWYVLHAEANAIMKVAKSTNNSHGSTLYLTLSPCKECSKLILQAGITRVVFINAYKDDAGLAFLKQSEIEVDQINID
- a CDS encoding S41 family peptidase; protein product: MSYIEDEYVDTVNMSQLSDVAINSVLEKLDPHSMYINANRFKSMDESLKGNYEGIGIEFNIINDTILVIWPITGGPSEMLGLMAGDRIIEIDTQLVAGNGVTTKDVISKLKGESGTLVQVGIKRKGVRDLLIFDIRRRKIPLTSVEISYMLNINTGYIKISKFAATTYEEVIKAMEELNENDLQNLIIDLRGNGGGYLDAAINIADEFLPENTLIVSTKGRARSENQFFAQRATSFQGKQLAILIDEGSASASEIVTGAVQDNDKGIIIGRRSFGKGLVNEQHKLHDGSVVRLTTQRYYTPSGRCIQKPYGKGNKEYYEDYHDRYKNGELVNKDSINFPDSLIYKTVGGRTVYGGGGIMPDIYIPLDTSKINNSYVNFAMHSGLVIRFAFEVIDRDRSAILDEYDLNKFITEYQVSDETFRKFQEFIAEHEGPIPQEKDKKLYSYLKTHIKANIGRNLWNSAAYYPIVHSIDKILIKAIETVREEAQ
- a CDS encoding superoxide dismutase — encoded protein: MMAFELPELPYATDALEPHIDKETMEIHHGKHHNAYTTNLNNAIAGTDIEGQSIEDILANISKHSPAVRNNGGGYFNHSLFWSTLSPNGGGEPTGALADAINSAFGSLDAFKEKFATAGATRFGSGWAWLCVNADGSLCVCSSANQDNPLMDIAECPGTPILGLDVWEHAYYLNYQNRRPDYIAAFWNVVNWKEVSERFEAAK